From Paraburkholderia fungorum, the proteins below share one genomic window:
- a CDS encoding sarcosine oxidase subunit delta — translation MLLIECPWCGPRAETEFSCGGEADIARPLDTEKLSDKEWGDYLFMRKNPRGVHREQWLHTQGCRRWFKAQRDTVSYEIQSYETFGRPLLSMDNNEAIAQVQPQEGKAS, via the coding sequence ATGCTACTGATCGAATGCCCATGGTGCGGGCCGCGCGCCGAAACCGAATTTTCCTGCGGCGGCGAAGCCGATATCGCCCGTCCGCTAGACACTGAAAAGCTCTCCGACAAGGAATGGGGCGACTACCTGTTCATGCGTAAGAACCCGCGTGGCGTGCACCGCGAGCAATGGTTGCATACGCAGGGCTGCCGCCGCTGGTTCAAGGCGCAGCGCGATACGGTGAGCTATGAGATCCAGAGCTATGAGACGTTCGGACGTCCGTTGCTCTCGATGGATAACAACGAAGCCATTGCACAGGTTCAGCCACAAGAGGGCAAAGCATCATGA
- a CDS encoding sarcosine oxidase subunit beta family protein translates to MSRYSIFSLLRNGMSYHENWERQWKSPEPKREYDVVIVGGGGHGLATAYYLAKEHGVRNIAVLEKGWIGGGNTARNTTIVRSNYLWDESAALYEKAMKLWEGLSQDLNYNVMFSQRGVMNLAHTLQDVRDTERRVNANRLNGVDAEFLTPEQIKEIEPTINLNSRYPVLGASIQRRGGVARHDAVAWGFARGADQAGVDIVQNCQVTGIRRDGSQVTGVDTTKGFIKAKKVAVVAAGNTSTLADMAGVRLPLESHPLQALVSEPIKPVVNTVVMSNAVHAYISQSDKGDLVIGAGVDQYTGFGQRGSFQIIEGTLEAIVEMFPVFSRVRMNRQWGGIVDVSPDACPIISKTDVKGLYFNCGWGTGGFKATPGSGWAYAHTIARDEPHPLNAPFSLDRFYTGHLIDEHGAAAVAH, encoded by the coding sequence ATGAGCCGCTATTCGATATTCAGCCTCTTGCGCAACGGGATGTCGTATCACGAGAACTGGGAGCGACAGTGGAAGAGCCCCGAGCCTAAACGCGAATACGACGTGGTGATCGTCGGCGGCGGCGGGCATGGTCTCGCCACCGCGTATTACCTCGCGAAAGAGCACGGTGTGCGCAATATCGCCGTGCTGGAGAAAGGGTGGATCGGCGGCGGTAATACCGCGCGGAATACGACGATCGTGCGCTCGAATTATCTGTGGGACGAGTCCGCCGCACTCTATGAGAAAGCGATGAAGCTGTGGGAAGGGCTTTCGCAGGATCTGAACTACAACGTGATGTTCAGTCAGCGCGGCGTGATGAACCTCGCGCACACGTTGCAGGATGTGCGCGATACCGAGCGTCGCGTGAATGCGAACCGGCTGAATGGCGTCGATGCCGAGTTCCTGACGCCCGAGCAGATCAAGGAAATCGAGCCGACGATCAATCTGAATAGCCGTTACCCGGTTCTGGGTGCGTCGATCCAACGGCGCGGCGGCGTCGCGCGTCACGATGCGGTGGCCTGGGGGTTTGCGCGCGGCGCGGATCAGGCGGGCGTCGATATCGTGCAGAACTGTCAGGTGACGGGGATTCGCCGCGATGGCAGTCAGGTGACGGGCGTCGATACGACGAAAGGTTTTATCAAGGCAAAGAAAGTGGCGGTGGTTGCGGCGGGCAATACGTCGACACTCGCCGACATGGCCGGTGTGCGCTTGCCGCTGGAAAGTCATCCGTTGCAGGCACTGGTGTCCGAGCCGATCAAACCGGTGGTGAATACCGTGGTGATGTCGAACGCCGTGCACGCGTATATCAGTCAGTCCGACAAGGGCGATCTGGTGATCGGCGCCGGGGTCGATCAATACACTGGCTTCGGACAGCGCGGCAGTTTCCAGATTATCGAAGGCACGCTGGAAGCAATCGTTGAAATGTTCCCGGTGTTCTCGCGTGTGCGGATGAACCGGCAGTGGGGCGGCATCGTGGATGTGTCGCCGGACGCGTGCCCGATTATCAGCAAGACCGATGTGAAGGGGCTTTACTTCAATTGCGGCTGGGGCACCGGTGGCTTCAAGGCGACGCCGGGGTCGGGCTGGGCCTATGCACACACGATTGCGCGAGATGAGCCACATCCATTGAATGCGCCGTTCTCGCTGGATCGTTTCTATACCGGCCATCTGATCGACGAACACGGCGCTGCTGCCGTCGCCCACTAA
- a CDS encoding L-serine ammonia-lyase has translation MNVSVFDLFKIGIGPSSSHTVGPMIAACRFASHIEDANLLGFVRRVKAELFGSLGATGKGHGTDKAVLLGLEGNLPDLIDPDLIEPRLRAIRETKQLNLLGKHAVAFDEREQLGFFRKLMPGVPGGPGSSFVHPNGMRFQAFDENGQLLVEKEYYSIGGGFVVNREGDRVNGLRAGAEVPYPFRTGDDLMRVCRETGLSIAQVTLRNETVSRTEREVRDGLLAIWRAMSSCVERGCKVRGELPGPMHVKRRAADLCAQLRSRSEESLRDPLSMLDWVNLYAMAVNEENAAGGRVVTAPTNGAAGVIPAVLNYYVKFMHASNDAGIVDFLLTAAAIGIIYKETASISGAEVGCQGEVGVACSMAAAALAAVMGGTPTQVENAAEIGMEHNLGMTCDPVGGLVQIPCIERNAMGTIKALNAARMAMKGDGKHYVSLDNVIKTMRETGADMKTKYKETSRGGLAVNVIEC, from the coding sequence ATGAACGTCAGCGTATTCGATCTGTTCAAGATCGGTATCGGTCCGTCGAGCTCGCACACGGTCGGGCCGATGATCGCCGCCTGCCGGTTTGCGTCGCATATCGAAGATGCCAATTTGCTGGGCTTCGTGCGTCGCGTGAAGGCCGAACTGTTCGGTTCGCTTGGCGCGACCGGCAAGGGGCACGGCACGGATAAGGCGGTGCTACTCGGGCTCGAAGGCAATCTGCCGGATCTGATCGACCCGGATCTGATCGAGCCGCGCTTGCGAGCGATCCGCGAGACGAAGCAACTGAATCTGCTGGGCAAGCACGCCGTGGCGTTCGACGAACGCGAGCAGCTTGGATTTTTTCGCAAGCTGATGCCAGGCGTGCCGGGTGGTCCAGGCTCCAGCTTCGTGCACCCGAACGGCATGCGTTTTCAGGCCTTCGATGAAAACGGGCAACTGCTGGTGGAGAAAGAGTATTACTCGATCGGCGGCGGCTTCGTGGTGAATCGCGAAGGCGATCGCGTGAATGGTTTGCGTGCGGGTGCCGAGGTGCCGTATCCGTTTCGTACCGGCGACGACCTGATGCGCGTGTGCCGCGAAACCGGTCTTTCCATCGCGCAGGTGACGTTGCGCAACGAAACGGTGTCGCGTACCGAGCGTGAGGTGCGTGACGGGCTGCTGGCAATCTGGCGCGCGATGTCGTCGTGTGTCGAGCGGGGCTGCAAGGTGCGTGGCGAATTGCCTGGTCCGATGCATGTGAAGCGTCGCGCGGCCGATCTCTGTGCGCAATTGCGCTCGCGCTCCGAGGAGTCGTTGCGCGATCCGCTGTCGATGCTCGACTGGGTCAACCTGTACGCGATGGCCGTCAACGAAGAAAATGCGGCGGGCGGCCGCGTCGTGACCGCGCCGACCAACGGCGCGGCCGGCGTGATCCCGGCCGTGTTGAACTACTACGTGAAGTTCATGCATGCATCGAACGACGCGGGCATTGTCGATTTTCTGCTGACCGCAGCGGCGATCGGCATCATCTATAAAGAAACTGCTTCGATTTCCGGCGCTGAAGTAGGGTGTCAGGGCGAAGTGGGCGTCGCGTGTTCGATGGCCGCGGCGGCGCTCGCTGCGGTGATGGGCGGCACGCCGACTCAGGTCGAAAACGCCGCTGAAATCGGTATGGAACACAACCTCGGCATGACCTGCGATCCGGTCGGCGGGCTGGTGCAGATTCCGTGCATCGAACGCAATGCAATGGGCACGATCAAGGCGCTGAACGCTGCGCGCATGGCGATGAAAGGCGACGGCAAGCACTACGTGTCGCTCGATAACGTGATCAAGACGATGCGCGAAACCGGCGCGGATATGAAGACGAAATACAAGGAGACGTCGCGCGGCGGGTTGGCCGTGAACGTCATCGAGTGTTAG